In one window of Methanolobus mangrovi DNA:
- a CDS encoding ABC transporter ATP-binding protein gives MHYTNTDENGNVINLLIEMEKIIVRKKDKIILNSISFNIKEGENIAIIGPNGSGKSSIIKTIIGDYRPIAGTKGMVFRVLGKNRWNLLDLKKLLGTVSGDLQFEYTRDITVTDVVLSGFFSSIGIYPNLRIKPYMLERTDEIIDFLEIGHLADKNISELSTGEARRVLIGRALVHDPMILVLDEPTNSLDLKSKHKFRETVSKIAAAGKSIILVTHDLEDIVPEIHRVVLLKDGNIFADGDIESILNAEKLTDLFGIPVDVSKDKGYYHAWC, from the coding sequence ATGCACTACACCAATACAGATGAAAATGGGAACGTTATAAATTTACTTATCGAGATGGAGAAAATAATAGTCCGAAAAAAGGACAAGATAATTCTGAACTCCATTTCTTTCAACATAAAAGAGGGAGAGAATATAGCCATCATCGGACCCAATGGTTCTGGCAAGTCCTCCATCATCAAGACTATAATTGGTGACTACCGACCTATTGCAGGAACAAAAGGAATGGTATTCAGAGTACTTGGAAAGAACCGGTGGAACCTTTTAGACCTCAAAAAACTGCTAGGGACAGTTTCAGGGGACCTGCAATTTGAATACACCAGGGACATAACAGTAACCGATGTAGTGCTTTCCGGTTTTTTCAGCAGCATAGGCATCTATCCGAATCTTCGGATCAAACCCTACATGCTGGAAAGGACCGATGAGATAATTGATTTCCTGGAGATCGGACACCTTGCGGATAAGAATATCTCAGAACTCTCAACCGGGGAAGCAAGAAGAGTGCTCATCGGAAGGGCACTTGTGCATGACCCAATGATACTTGTGCTGGATGAGCCTACCAACAGTCTGGACCTGAAAAGCAAACATAAGTTCAGGGAAACTGTGAGCAAGATAGCAGCCGCAGGAAAGAGTATAATTCTTGTAACACACGACCTTGAAGATATAGTACCTGAAATACACCGTGTTGTTTTGCTAAAAGATGGGAACATATTTGCGGATGGAGACATTGAAAGCATACTCAATGCAGAGAAACTGACCGATCTCTTCGGGATTCCTGTTGATGTCAGCAAGGACAAAGGCTACTACCATGCATGGTGCTGA
- a CDS encoding sensor histidine kinase, producing the protein MITQGILDVFKDSEYSNAEIYFEYMDAKRHPDKEYIDSLADVYRQKYKNHDEFGLIICADNYAIDFLTSEAGLEIFSPDIPVVFCGANDYDPMWRENRSLMTGIVEHIEPAETLDLILELHPDTKRLLVVRDNNSHTSLITTEQAKKEFQPYEDKLQIEYLEDMTVLQMQETVANVSDDTVIFLLLFSRDKAGNEVTMTESINAIADVSSVPVYSVWEFYLGNGIVGGKLTSAENEGRLAGEYALRVLDGEGADELPVLESQYHDFMFDWNQMERFSISESSLPAGSILINKDLSFFEEYQKELLVIFIALVLQFILIAFLLVNRQVLKTTEAELLVAKDKAEEADLLKSRFLANISHELRTPLNGILGFSEMIQFGNISEEKCTHYAGLIKKSGEQLLLIIDDILDISKIEANQLDLHNEAFNVNHMLDDLYSLFKVQFELKEPPIELILVKELDDMGSFLYSDEHRIRQIFNNIIGNALKFTHEGSVEFGYSVNDEYMEFYVKDTGIGVPEDKYDCIFGRFRQVNDASTRKYKGTGLGMSISKSLAELLGGNIRFESEVGVGTTFYFSIPFVHVPV; encoded by the coding sequence ATGATAACTCAGGGTATTCTTGATGTCTTTAAAGACAGCGAATATTCTAATGCAGAAATATATTTCGAATACATGGATGCAAAAAGACATCCTGATAAGGAATACATTGACTCTCTTGCAGATGTTTACAGGCAAAAGTACAAAAACCATGATGAATTTGGCCTGATAATTTGTGCAGATAATTATGCGATTGATTTCCTGACCTCTGAAGCAGGACTTGAAATATTCTCTCCTGACATCCCTGTGGTTTTTTGCGGGGCTAATGATTACGATCCGATGTGGAGAGAAAACCGTTCATTGATGACTGGTATAGTTGAGCATATTGAACCTGCAGAGACACTTGATCTCATATTAGAGCTTCATCCTGATACCAAAAGACTGCTTGTTGTGAGGGACAATAATAGCCACACATCCCTGATAACAACCGAGCAGGCAAAAAAAGAGTTCCAACCCTACGAAGATAAGCTTCAGATCGAGTATCTGGAAGACATGACGGTTTTACAAATGCAGGAAACCGTTGCAAATGTCTCAGATGATACGGTCATCTTTTTACTTCTCTTCAGCAGGGATAAAGCCGGAAATGAGGTAACCATGACAGAATCCATCAACGCCATAGCGGATGTTTCCAGTGTTCCTGTTTATTCGGTCTGGGAATTCTATCTGGGTAATGGTATAGTTGGTGGCAAGTTAACAAGTGCTGAAAATGAGGGCAGGCTCGCAGGTGAATATGCTTTAAGAGTACTTGATGGCGAGGGCGCAGACGAACTTCCAGTTCTGGAGAGTCAATATCATGATTTCATGTTCGACTGGAATCAGATGGAACGATTTTCAATATCCGAAAGTTCTCTTCCGGCTGGCAGTATACTTATAAATAAAGACCTTTCTTTTTTTGAAGAGTATCAAAAAGAACTGCTTGTTATTTTTATTGCACTTGTGTTACAGTTCATTCTCATTGCTTTTCTTCTGGTCAACCGGCAGGTTTTGAAAACCACTGAAGCCGAGTTATTGGTCGCAAAGGACAAAGCGGAAGAAGCTGACCTGCTGAAATCCCGATTCCTTGCAAACATCAGTCACGAACTTCGAACTCCATTGAACGGAATACTTGGTTTTTCAGAAATGATCCAGTTTGGCAACATATCTGAAGAAAAATGCACTCATTATGCTGGCCTCATCAAAAAGAGCGGTGAACAGTTGTTGCTGATCATAGATGATATTCTTGATATCTCCAAAATCGAAGCCAATCAGCTTGATCTCCATAATGAAGCATTCAATGTGAATCATATGCTTGATGACCTGTATTCTCTTTTTAAGGTCCAGTTTGAACTAAAAGAGCCTCCAATAGAACTTATTCTGGTGAAAGAACTTGATGATATGGGCAGTTTCCTTTATTCAGATGAACACAGGATAAGGCAGATATTTAACAATATTATTGGTAATGCATTAAAATTCACTCATGAAGGTTCAGTTGAATTTGGTTATTCAGTTAACGATGAGTATATGGAATTTTATGTAAAGGATACTGGCATCGGTGTTCCTGAAGATAAATATGATTGCATATTCGGACGTTTCAGGCAGGTAAATG